From Hymenobacter sedentarius, a single genomic window includes:
- a CDS encoding LytR/AlgR family response regulator transcription factor encodes MTILLLEDEYPAAERLQRLLTQAAPEAQVVSVLDTVSGALAWLAAHPAPDLILSDIQLADGLSLEIWEQAVVPSPVIFTTAFDAYAIRAFQANSIAYLLKPVKLAELQAALAKRNALRDAALNEELRMRNEKSSGERFSQAEQATSPHSSFPIPHSSLSIERLLDALPRPYKSRFLVRQGEQLLPLPVADIAWFSSRHETTTLVAADGRRFVLDYTLEQLESLLNPAQFFRLNRQIIAQLPAVRRLHPHFNGKLLVELHPAASEDVLVSREKASAVKAWLEG; translated from the coding sequence ATGACCATCCTGCTCCTCGAAGACGAGTACCCCGCCGCCGAGCGCCTCCAGCGCCTGCTAACCCAGGCCGCGCCCGAGGCGCAAGTGGTATCTGTGCTCGATACCGTGAGCGGCGCCCTCGCCTGGCTGGCCGCCCACCCCGCCCCCGACCTCATCCTAAGCGACATCCAGCTCGCCGACGGCCTCAGCCTGGAGATCTGGGAGCAGGCCGTGGTGCCCAGCCCGGTCATTTTCACCACGGCGTTCGACGCCTACGCCATCCGCGCTTTCCAGGCCAATAGCATTGCGTACCTGCTGAAACCAGTGAAGCTGGCCGAGCTGCAAGCCGCCCTGGCCAAGCGGAACGCGCTGCGAGACGCTGCGCTTAATGAGGAATTAAGAATGAGGAATGAAAAATCATCCGGCGAAAGGTTTTCGCAGGCCGAACAGGCTACCTCGCCCCATTCTTCATTCCCCATTCCTCATTCTTCATTAAGCATCGAGCGGTTGCTCGATGCGTTGCCACGGCCCTATAAAAGCAGGTTTCTGGTGCGGCAGGGAGAACAGCTGCTGCCTCTGCCAGTGGCTGACATTGCCTGGTTCAGCAGCCGCCACGAGACCACCACCCTGGTGGCTGCGGACGGCCGCCGCTTCGTGCTCGACTACACGCTCGAGCAATTGGAAAGCCTGCTCAACCCAGCCCAATTTTTCCGGCTCAACCGCCAAATCATAGCCCAACTACCGGCGGTGCGCCGCCTGCACCCGCACTTCAACGGCAAGCTGCTGGTGGAGCTGCACCCCGCCGCCAGCGAAGACGTGCTGGTGAGCCGCGAAAAAGCCAGCGCCGTGAAAGCATGGCTCGAAGGATAA
- a CDS encoding sensor histidine kinase, whose translation MKDRRFRLIGIPALSILIVLLVTPLHRLLASPADFFINWAISLYFTAALWLGNRALWAWLLHRLPHVSQTAQRLWALVVLSGLFTAAATVVLQVPLHFLLPSYFPFSAPSLLGAIGFNLLPTLIVNTVYESRYFFEQWKANLLRADQLARASTQAQLDALQSQLDPHFLFNNLNTLSALIEPGNAPAQQFVEQLADMYRYALLAQGQPTVPLADEIAFVETYLALHKARFRDNLVVEICLPPAALARRVAPLSVQLLVENALKHNVASREHPLHLRLTATPDGAPEFVFVENTLRLRSAGLAPGTGTGLANVQQRYQLLNAAHRVEIEQQEGTFVVKLPLL comes from the coding sequence ATGAAAGACCGCCGTTTCCGGCTCATCGGCATTCCCGCCCTGAGCATTTTGATTGTCTTGCTGGTGACGCCGCTGCATCGCCTGCTGGCCTCGCCCGCCGATTTTTTCATCAATTGGGCCATCTCGCTGTATTTCACCGCGGCGCTCTGGCTCGGCAACCGCGCGCTGTGGGCGTGGCTGCTGCACCGGCTGCCCCACGTGAGCCAAACGGCCCAGCGGCTGTGGGCGCTGGTGGTGCTGTCGGGGCTGTTTACGGCCGCGGCCACGGTGGTTTTGCAGGTACCGCTGCACTTTTTACTGCCCTCCTACTTTCCATTCAGCGCGCCCTCTCTGCTCGGGGCCATCGGGTTCAACCTGCTACCGACGCTCATTGTGAATACCGTGTACGAAAGCCGGTATTTCTTCGAGCAGTGGAAGGCCAACCTGCTGCGCGCCGACCAGCTGGCCCGCGCCAGCACGCAGGCCCAGCTCGACGCCCTGCAAAGCCAGCTCGACCCGCACTTCCTGTTCAACAACCTCAATACCTTGTCGGCCCTCATCGAGCCCGGCAATGCGCCCGCCCAGCAATTTGTGGAGCAGCTGGCCGATATGTACCGCTACGCGCTGCTGGCCCAGGGCCAGCCCACCGTGCCGCTGGCCGACGAAATCGCCTTTGTCGAAACCTATCTGGCGCTGCACAAAGCCCGATTTCGCGACAACCTGGTGGTGGAAATCTGCCTACCGCCGGCTGCCCTGGCCCGCCGTGTGGCCCCGCTCAGCGTGCAGCTTCTGGTAGAAAACGCGCTGAAGCACAACGTGGCCTCGCGCGAGCACCCGCTGCACCTGCGCCTGACGGCCACCCCCGACGGGGCGCCCGAATTCGTCTTCGTAGAAAACACCCTGCGGCTCCGCTCGGCTGGCCTGGCGCCCGGCACCGGCACGGGGCTGGCTAATGTGCAGCAGCGCTACCAGCTGCTCAACGCCGCGCACCGCGTGGAAATTGAGCAGCAGGAAGGCACGTTCGTGGTGAAATTGCCGCTGCTCTAA
- a CDS encoding outer membrane beta-barrel protein yields MLLPRLAALGGLLLSTPLLSLAQTTDPAPAPRFYVGLGAYSSYYQHLGNRGFLGGGVQVPVQLTVGYQWRPRLAVQVGLAYSGMSHSYSNSGYFYDYASGSPVLRYSEMSGRYTGRNASLSVLARYTLTRNPAHRLQFDALGGLTLEHRASSSRGTRSDSVQSSFVASPYGYQYSQNTLLLTLGMGAHYRITPRFELNYDFTINRAVAPGYYLTNSFLTHTNALGLRYRFGSK; encoded by the coding sequence ATGCTTTTACCCCGACTCGCGGCCCTTGGCGGCTTGCTGCTCAGCACTCCCCTTCTCAGCCTCGCCCAAACTACCGACCCGGCCCCCGCGCCCCGCTTCTATGTGGGGCTGGGCGCCTACAGCAGCTACTACCAGCATCTGGGCAATCGAGGGTTCCTCGGCGGCGGCGTGCAGGTGCCGGTGCAGCTTACGGTGGGCTACCAGTGGCGCCCGCGGCTGGCGGTGCAGGTGGGCCTCGCCTACAGTGGCATGTCCCATAGCTACTCCAACTCGGGCTACTTTTATGATTATGCTTCCGGCAGCCCGGTCCTGAGGTACTCCGAAATGTCGGGCCGGTACACCGGGCGCAATGCCTCGCTGTCGGTCTTGGCCCGCTACACGCTCACGCGCAATCCGGCCCACCGCCTGCAGTTCGACGCGTTGGGCGGCCTCACCCTGGAGCACCGGGCATCCAGCAGCCGCGGTACCCGCTCCGACAGCGTCCAGAGCAGTTTTGTGGCGTCGCCCTACGGCTACCAGTACTCCCAAAACACACTCCTCCTAACGCTGGGAATGGGCGCACACTACCGCATCACGCCGCGCTTCGAGCTTAACTACGACTTCACCATCAACCGCGCGGTAGCGCCGGGCTATTATCTCACCAACTCCTTCCTTACCCATACCAACGCGCTGGGCCTGCGCTACCGGTTCGGCAGTAAGTAG
- a CDS encoding DUF885 domain-containing protein translates to MKFSVLAFAFLVLFTFRVQAQQRMHPDIAVAVNAIKGFEKTELQRDSSLHHPLRSQTESTFQARYTFYKKVATNLRAINKKTMSFEDEVNLELLDYRIQEELAEYEYQAYLNPLYTDTGFHAALADEGSATLRTKKDAEQYLILLQDIPRFMRENIQLMRKGISLGITQPREVLNGYETSYTQHIVEAPEQSVFWKPFATKPAAIPEAEWLALQNTAKTVISKDVISSYQKLKVFFDQEYLPKARATLGATGFPNGKAYYEERVQHFTTTKLSSEEVYQIGLQEVSRIRAEMDKVIRDVKFKGDFKAFVSFLRTDPQFHPKTGDELLKDAAFIAKTIEGKLPALFGKLPRQPFTVVAVPEYLAPNYTSGRYSGAPISSKQAGEYWVNTSNLPNRTLYTLESLTLHEAVPGHHLQKSLTQELPNVPEFRRTLYINAFGEGWGLYSEYLGHEMGMYKDPYSLFGRLTYEMWRACRLVIDVGIHTKGWTRDQAVTYLADNTALSLLEVNTEVNRYILWPGQALAYKMGELKIKEMRGKAEAALQADFDVRAFHDMVLSNGTVTLTILEKMTDRFIKEQQEKAKKKKA, encoded by the coding sequence ATGAAATTTTCTGTGCTTGCGTTCGCATTTCTGGTGCTGTTCACCTTCCGCGTTCAGGCGCAGCAGCGCATGCACCCGGATATTGCCGTGGCCGTGAACGCCATCAAAGGGTTTGAGAAAACGGAATTGCAGCGCGACAGTAGCCTCCACCACCCGCTGCGCTCCCAAACCGAAAGCACCTTTCAGGCGCGCTATACCTTTTATAAAAAAGTAGCCACCAATCTGCGCGCAATCAATAAAAAAACCATGTCCTTCGAGGACGAGGTTAACCTGGAATTATTGGATTATCGGATTCAGGAAGAACTGGCTGAGTACGAGTACCAGGCCTATTTAAATCCGCTATATACCGACACGGGGTTTCACGCCGCCCTGGCTGATGAGGGAAGCGCAACGCTCCGCACTAAAAAGGATGCCGAGCAATATCTTATTCTGCTCCAAGATATTCCGCGCTTCATGCGTGAGAACATTCAGCTGATGCGCAAAGGCATTTCGCTCGGCATCACCCAGCCCCGGGAAGTGCTCAACGGGTACGAAACGAGCTACACCCAGCACATTGTGGAGGCGCCCGAGCAGTCCGTGTTCTGGAAGCCTTTCGCTACCAAGCCCGCCGCCATCCCCGAAGCCGAGTGGCTGGCCCTGCAAAACACCGCCAAAACCGTCATTAGCAAAGACGTAATCAGCAGCTACCAAAAGCTCAAGGTGTTTTTCGACCAGGAGTACTTGCCCAAAGCCCGGGCCACGCTTGGCGCCACGGGTTTCCCCAATGGCAAGGCCTATTACGAGGAGCGGGTGCAGCATTTCACCACCACCAAGCTAAGCTCCGAGGAGGTGTACCAAATTGGCTTGCAAGAGGTAAGTCGAATCAGAGCGGAAATGGATAAAGTTATCCGCGACGTCAAATTCAAAGGTGATTTTAAAGCATTCGTCTCTTTTTTACGCACCGACCCGCAATTTCATCCCAAAACGGGCGATGAATTACTGAAAGACGCTGCCTTTATCGCCAAAACAATTGAGGGCAAATTGCCCGCGCTGTTTGGCAAGCTGCCCCGGCAGCCCTTTACCGTGGTGGCCGTGCCCGAATATCTGGCGCCCAATTACACGTCGGGCCGGTATTCGGGGGCACCTATCAGCAGCAAACAAGCGGGAGAATACTGGGTAAATACCTCTAACCTGCCGAACAGAACCCTTTACACGCTGGAATCACTCACGCTGCACGAAGCCGTGCCCGGCCATCATTTGCAAAAGTCCCTAACCCAGGAATTACCCAACGTGCCGGAGTTTCGCAGAACGTTATACATCAACGCCTTCGGCGAAGGCTGGGGCTTGTACAGCGAATACCTGGGCCACGAAATGGGCATGTACAAGGACCCCTACAGCCTGTTCGGCCGCTTGACGTATGAAATGTGGCGCGCCTGCCGCCTGGTAATTGACGTGGGCATTCATACCAAAGGCTGGACCCGGGACCAGGCCGTGACCTACTTGGCCGACAATACCGCCCTTTCCCTTCTTGAAGTTAATACCGAAGTCAACCGGTATATTTTGTGGCCCGGACAAGCCCTGGCTTACAAAATGGGCGAATTAAAAATCAAGGAGATGCGTGGCAAAGCAGAGGCCGCCTTGCAAGCCGATTTCGACGTCCGCGCCTTTCACGACATGGTGCTTTCCAACGGCACAGTAACCCTAACTATCCTGGAAAAGATGACGGACCGGTTTATCAAAGAGCAGCAGGAAAAAGCGAAAAAGAAGAAAGCCTGA
- a CDS encoding AMP-binding protein: protein MTTALPTSLLLNGREFSYAAIQQYPAQLEAPVNGYEAKALDFIRQWLNGVQEFQLTTSGSTGTPQPIALRRRQLEASAQRTGDFFDLGPGDRALVCLNCEYIGGLMMLVRGLERNMHLTIVDPHANPFELVAPDAEFDFAAFVPLQLKAVLAAGLAPRLNQMKAILLGGAPADTTLQTELQPLRVPVYLTYGMTETCSHVALRRLNGPEASSTYRVFTGIATGQDERGCLTLRGDVTDDQLIVTNDQVNLLDAHTFEWLGRADFVINSGGVKVPAEKVELVLDVALAEIGESRRCFVAGQPDARLGQAVTAFIEGAALAPALEKQLQGLLAERLGRYEQPKQLRYVPEFQTTATGKLDRPATLRSLHLAGH, encoded by the coding sequence ATGACCACTGCCCTGCCCACTTCCCTCCTGCTCAACGGCCGCGAGTTCAGCTACGCCGCCATCCAACAGTACCCGGCCCAGCTTGAGGCCCCGGTGAACGGCTACGAAGCCAAGGCGCTGGACTTTATAAGGCAGTGGCTCAATGGCGTACAGGAATTTCAGCTCACCACTTCCGGCTCCACGGGCACGCCGCAGCCCATTGCGCTGCGGCGCCGGCAGCTGGAGGCCTCGGCCCAACGCACGGGCGACTTCTTCGACCTGGGGCCCGGCGACCGGGCCCTGGTGTGCCTCAACTGCGAGTACATCGGGGGCCTGATGATGCTGGTGCGCGGCCTGGAACGCAACATGCACCTGACCATCGTGGACCCGCACGCCAACCCGTTTGAGCTGGTGGCGCCCGATGCCGAGTTTGACTTTGCGGCCTTTGTGCCGCTACAGCTCAAGGCGGTGCTGGCCGCCGGCCTCGCCCCTCGCCTAAACCAGATGAAGGCCATCTTGCTGGGCGGCGCCCCGGCCGATACGACCTTGCAAACCGAGCTGCAGCCCCTCCGGGTACCGGTGTACCTAACCTACGGCATGACCGAAACCTGCTCGCACGTGGCCCTGCGCCGCCTCAACGGGCCCGAGGCCAGCTCAACCTACCGGGTGTTCACGGGCATTGCAACTGGGCAGGACGAGCGCGGCTGCCTGACCCTGCGCGGCGACGTGACCGACGACCAGCTCATCGTGACCAACGACCAGGTGAACCTACTCGACGCCCACACCTTCGAGTGGCTGGGCCGGGCCGATTTTGTGATAAACTCCGGCGGCGTGAAGGTGCCGGCCGAGAAAGTGGAGCTGGTGCTGGACGTGGCCCTGGCCGAAATTGGGGAGTCGCGCCGCTGCTTTGTGGCCGGCCAGCCCGATGCGCGACTGGGCCAGGCCGTCACGGCTTTCATTGAAGGCGCAGCCCTGGCTCCTGCGCTGGAAAAGCAGCTGCAAGGCCTGCTGGCCGAGCGCCTGGGCCGCTACGAGCAGCCCAAGCAGCTCCGCTATGTGCCCGAATTCCAGACCACGGCCACCGGCAAGCTCGACCGACCCGCCACGCTCCGCAGCCTGCACCTGGCCGGGCACTGA
- a CDS encoding ABA4-like family protein: protein MLSPDSLFQAANLLAMLGWALLVLAPRWRGTRAVVLRGALPLLLAAVYTVLIGYQMLAHPAPGAGFGSLAQVAALFREPWALLAGWVHYLCFDMWVGAWETRDAQLRGVPHWALVPCLLATFMLGPLGFGLYCGVRRLFLPNVARPAPVAAQEQANR from the coding sequence ATGCTCTCTCCCGACTCCTTATTCCAGGCAGCCAACCTACTAGCCATGCTGGGCTGGGCCCTGCTGGTGCTGGCCCCGCGCTGGCGGGGCACCCGCGCCGTGGTGCTGCGCGGGGCCCTGCCCCTGCTGCTGGCGGCGGTTTATACCGTGCTCATTGGCTACCAGATGCTCGCGCACCCCGCGCCGGGGGCGGGGTTTGGGTCGTTGGCCCAGGTGGCGGCGCTGTTTCGGGAGCCGTGGGCGCTGCTGGCCGGCTGGGTGCACTACCTGTGCTTCGATATGTGGGTGGGCGCCTGGGAAACCCGCGATGCGCAGCTGCGCGGCGTGCCGCACTGGGCCCTGGTGCCGTGCCTGCTGGCCACCTTCATGCTCGGGCCGCTGGGCTTTGGGCTGTACTGCGGCGTCAGGCGGCTGTTTTTGCCCAACGTGGCCCGCCCAGCGCCAGTGGCAGCCCAAGAGCAGGCGAACCGCTGA
- a CDS encoding LytR/AlgR family response regulator transcription factor translates to MKLTALIVEDEPLAARRLADMLARQPEPVQVLGTAESVAQAVAMLESPQPAPDVLFLDIHLADGLSFELFERTPVRCPVIFTTAYDQYALQAFKVNSVDYLLKPIDEEELSAALRKLRALHSAARAAPAPAFDPALLGQLLQQMQQTLPGTTTPGAAYKTQFVVRVGEHLKVVPLDQIAYFFSLEKATFLQTTEGRKYVVDYTMDQLENLLDPRRFFRLNRAYLAQQTAIQDIIHYTNSRLQTVLKPLAPDTQVLVSREKVNVFKSWLDR, encoded by the coding sequence ATGAAACTGACTGCCCTCATCGTTGAAGACGAACCCCTGGCTGCCCGCCGCCTCGCCGACATGCTGGCCCGCCAGCCCGAACCGGTGCAGGTGCTCGGCACGGCCGAATCGGTAGCCCAGGCCGTGGCCATGCTCGAAAGCCCGCAGCCCGCGCCTGATGTGCTGTTTCTGGACATTCACCTGGCCGATGGCCTCAGCTTTGAGCTGTTTGAGCGCACGCCGGTGCGCTGCCCCGTCATCTTCACCACAGCCTACGACCAGTATGCGCTGCAGGCCTTCAAGGTGAACAGCGTGGACTACCTGCTCAAGCCCATCGACGAGGAGGAGCTGAGCGCGGCCCTGCGCAAGCTGCGCGCCCTGCACAGTGCGGCACGCGCCGCGCCGGCCCCTGCCTTCGACCCCGCGCTGCTGGGGCAGCTCCTGCAGCAGATGCAGCAAACCCTGCCGGGTACGACCACACCAGGCGCGGCTTACAAAACACAGTTTGTGGTGCGGGTAGGCGAGCACCTGAAAGTGGTGCCCCTCGACCAGATTGCCTATTTCTTCAGCCTTGAAAAAGCCACCTTTCTGCAAACCACCGAAGGCCGCAAGTACGTGGTGGACTACACCATGGACCAGCTCGAAAACCTGCTGGACCCGCGCCGCTTCTTCCGCCTGAATCGGGCCTATTTAGCCCAACAAACCGCCATTCAGGACATCATTCACTATACCAATTCGCGCCTGCAAACCGTGCTCAAGCCCCTCGCGCCCGATACCCAGGTGCTGGTGAGCCGTGAGAAGGTGAACGTGTTCAAGAGCTGGCTGGACCGCTAA
- a CDS encoding TonB-dependent receptor has translation MKTLLLPLLLLLSASSVASAQTAPAFQPLSHSATLISGTVRDHAGQPLPGVNVFLKTTFDGASTDSLGRFRFSTDQAAGGLPLVVSYVGYEPLELPLTLGQGAIFLPNIRLKANRAQLGDVVVTAGAFEASDDKCSATLKPLDIVTTAGALGDIAGALNALPGTTRVGEEGKLFVRGGAASETKTYLDGLPVQTPYGSAVPNVAARGRFWPFLFKGTVFSTGGYSAEFGQALSAVVALNSTDLAPETQTGISLMSVGGSLSRTQRWDRTSVAVSADYSNLAPYFNLVPQRFGWDKAPQGRGGSLKLAHRTGQAGMLKLYGTFSQQRLALRQPDARPEFAAAGHPIALANDNAYLNATYRTPLVRGWSLNTGLALTRDDNTVRPDAQTVLELDQSAVARVVLTNDSASTWFNLKMGAEAYAQRYRQQYQATAEGPTQTLGVDEQRGAGLVECELVLTNKLAGRAGLRTEYSALLGRWNAAPRLGLAYKTGENSQISAAWGWFYQSPTTDLLRISSQLKFERAEHLLLIYQRMVKERTLRAEVYQKNYTQLTTFDGARSFNPGTYQNAGGGYARGLDVLWRDRTTFKKVDYWVSYGLLDTRRQFRADPVMAVPTFAARHNLSVVGKYWVQKLHTQVGFTYGYGSGRRYHNPNLPGYNQSTLPAYQDLSLNVSYLTNWFGQFTIVYLSASNVLGRNNVYGYSYTGTADANGQFRSVAVTPGAPRMLFVGVFISINKNKKVDLNERPD, from the coding sequence GTGAAAACCCTGCTACTCCCGCTGCTCCTGCTGCTGAGCGCCTCCAGTGTTGCCTCGGCCCAAACGGCGCCCGCTTTCCAGCCACTCAGCCACTCGGCTACGCTCATCTCCGGTACGGTGCGCGACCACGCCGGCCAGCCCCTGCCCGGCGTGAACGTGTTCCTGAAAACCACCTTCGACGGTGCCAGTACCGACTCGTTGGGCCGGTTTCGGTTCAGCACCGACCAGGCCGCCGGCGGGCTGCCGCTCGTGGTGAGCTACGTGGGCTACGAGCCGCTGGAGCTGCCTCTGACGCTGGGCCAGGGCGCCATTTTCTTGCCCAATATCCGCCTGAAAGCCAACCGGGCCCAGCTCGGCGACGTGGTGGTGACGGCCGGGGCCTTCGAAGCCAGCGACGACAAATGCTCGGCCACCCTCAAGCCGCTCGACATCGTGACCACGGCCGGGGCCCTGGGCGACATTGCCGGCGCGCTGAACGCCCTGCCCGGCACCACGCGGGTGGGGGAGGAAGGCAAGCTGTTTGTGCGCGGCGGGGCGGCTTCGGAAACCAAAACCTACCTCGACGGCCTGCCCGTGCAAACGCCCTACGGCAGCGCGGTGCCCAACGTGGCCGCGCGGGGGCGGTTTTGGCCGTTTCTGTTCAAAGGCACGGTGTTTAGCACGGGCGGCTATTCGGCCGAGTTTGGGCAGGCGCTGTCGGCGGTGGTGGCGCTGAACTCGACGGACCTCGCGCCGGAAACCCAGACCGGTATTTCACTGATGTCGGTGGGCGGCAGCCTGTCGCGCACCCAGCGCTGGGACCGCACCTCGGTGGCCGTTTCGGCTGATTACAGCAACCTCGCGCCTTATTTCAACCTCGTGCCCCAGCGCTTTGGCTGGGACAAGGCACCGCAGGGCCGGGGCGGCTCCCTCAAGCTAGCCCACCGCACTGGGCAGGCCGGCATGCTCAAGCTCTACGGCACCTTCAGTCAGCAGCGCCTGGCCCTGCGCCAGCCCGATGCCCGCCCCGAATTTGCCGCCGCGGGCCATCCCATTGCCCTGGCCAACGACAACGCCTACCTCAACGCTACCTACCGCACCCCGCTGGTGCGCGGCTGGAGCCTGAACACCGGCCTGGCCCTGACCCGCGACGACAACACCGTGCGCCCCGACGCCCAAACCGTGCTCGAGCTCGACCAGTCGGCCGTGGCTCGCGTGGTGCTCACCAACGACTCGGCCAGCACGTGGTTTAACCTGAAAATGGGCGCCGAAGCCTACGCCCAGCGCTACCGCCAGCAGTACCAGGCCACGGCCGAGGGCCCCACCCAGACACTGGGCGTAGACGAGCAGCGCGGCGCCGGCTTGGTGGAATGTGAGCTGGTGCTGACCAACAAGCTCGCCGGCCGGGCCGGCCTCCGCACCGAATACTCGGCGCTGCTGGGCCGCTGGAACGCCGCGCCTCGCCTGGGCCTGGCCTACAAAACCGGCGAAAACAGCCAGATATCGGCCGCCTGGGGCTGGTTTTACCAAAGCCCGACCACGGACCTGCTCCGCATCAGCAGCCAGCTCAAGTTTGAGCGCGCCGAGCACCTGCTGCTCATCTACCAGCGCATGGTGAAGGAGCGGACGCTGCGGGCCGAAGTCTACCAGAAAAACTATACCCAGCTTACCACCTTCGATGGTGCCCGGAGCTTTAACCCCGGCACCTACCAAAACGCCGGCGGGGGCTACGCCCGGGGCCTCGACGTGCTGTGGCGCGACCGCACCACGTTCAAGAAAGTGGACTACTGGGTGAGCTACGGGCTGCTGGACACCCGCCGCCAGTTCCGGGCCGACCCGGTGATGGCCGTGCCCACCTTCGCCGCCCGGCACAACCTGAGCGTGGTGGGCAAGTACTGGGTGCAGAAGCTCCACACGCAGGTGGGCTTCACGTACGGCTACGGCAGCGGCCGCCGCTACCACAACCCCAACCTGCCCGGCTACAACCAAAGCACCCTGCCCGCCTACCAGGACCTGAGCCTGAACGTGAGCTACCTCACCAACTGGTTTGGGCAGTTCACCATCGTCTACCTGTCGGCTTCCAATGTGCTGGGCCGCAACAACGTGTACGGCTACAGCTACACCGGTACTGCCGATGCCAACGGCCAGTTCCGCAGCGTGGCCGTGACGCCGGGCGCGCCCCGCATGCTGTTCGTGGGCGTGTTCATCTCCATCAACAAAAACAAGAAAGTGGACTTGAACGAGCGGCCCGATTGA
- a CDS encoding sensor histidine kinase — translation MAQPNSSSLFTGGYLPISGSWVSKWKALRILLLISAVLTVLLNPGSLTSAKALAITFAITFAYSGGLWFVNGYAVDWLNSRVSWAERPLRRLLLTLATAVGGSVAVIVLIQAAFLTLMGDSLALLWSPRMYGQVLVPLAVTIIISLFNHSRSFFMSWRAAAVRAERLEKETAIARLDSLRRQVDPHFLFNSLNALTSLVEENDPARAVRFIRQLSQVYRYVLDSESQELVPLAEEVRFAESYLYLQKTRLGDALAVEMDLPPAAVAPFFVPPLALQLLLENVIKHNTAFQADPLRVRVTLDAAAHTLTVRNMRRPRRLAPEEKSGLGLKNLAARYSFLSSKPLVVSEEAGEFVVTLPLLVI, via the coding sequence ATGGCCCAGCCCAATTCTTCTTCCCTGTTTACCGGTGGCTACCTGCCCATTTCGGGTTCGTGGGTGAGCAAGTGGAAGGCGCTGCGGATACTGTTGCTCATCTCGGCGGTGCTCACGGTGTTGCTCAACCCCGGGTCGCTCACCAGTGCCAAAGCCCTGGCCATCACCTTCGCCATCACCTTCGCTTACAGCGGGGGGCTGTGGTTTGTGAACGGCTACGCGGTGGATTGGCTCAACAGCCGCGTTTCCTGGGCCGAGCGGCCCCTGCGCCGGCTGCTGCTCACGTTGGCCACGGCGGTGGGCGGGTCGGTGGCGGTGATTGTGCTCATTCAGGCCGCCTTCCTCACGCTGATGGGCGACTCGCTGGCGCTGCTCTGGAGCCCGCGCATGTACGGGCAGGTGCTGGTGCCGCTGGCCGTTACCATCATCATTTCCCTGTTTAACCACAGCCGCTCATTCTTCATGAGCTGGCGGGCGGCGGCCGTGCGCGCCGAGCGGCTGGAAAAGGAAACCGCCATTGCCCGGCTCGACTCCCTGCGCCGGCAAGTGGACCCGCATTTTCTATTCAACTCCCTGAACGCGCTGACTTCTTTGGTAGAAGAAAACGACCCCGCCCGGGCCGTACGCTTCATCCGCCAGCTCTCGCAGGTGTACCGCTACGTGCTCGACAGCGAAAGCCAGGAGCTGGTGCCGTTGGCCGAGGAAGTGCGCTTCGCCGAAAGCTACCTGTACCTGCAGAAAACCCGTCTTGGCGATGCCCTGGCCGTGGAAATGGACCTGCCACCCGCCGCCGTGGCCCCGTTCTTCGTGCCGCCGCTGGCCCTGCAATTGTTGCTCGAAAACGTCATCAAGCACAACACCGCTTTCCAGGCCGACCCGCTGCGCGTGCGCGTGACCCTGGATGCCGCTGCCCACACCCTCACCGTGCGCAACATGCGGCGCCCCCGCCGCCTTGCGCCCGAGGAAAAGTCCGGCCTGGGCCTGAAAAACCTGGCCGCTCGCTACAGCTTCCTCAGCAGCAAGCCGCTGGTGGTGAGCGAGGAGGCCGGGGAATTTGTCGTGACACTGCCACTGCTCGTCATTTAA